The genomic segment TTATAAAATTTCAGGTCAATTCCTTCGTCAATTGAAACTGTTGCATCAAGACCGGGTGGAATATATGAAACTAATTTTGAGTGTGGTTTTCTTTCAAATATGGAAAGACCAGCATAAAGAACAGCAGCATAAAGAGTTGATGAAACCTGACATAATCCACCTCCAAGTCCTAAAACTCTCTTGTCACCAATAAGAGTAGATGCTGTTCCAAGTTCACCATCAGAAATTTTCTCTGTAATTTCATTATTAAATGAAAATATAACCCTGGGAAAAAGAATTTTTCCATCAAGATATTTTGCACCTGTTTCTATATTATTTCCTCTTTCATCAATGTTTTGTTGAAAATAAGTTGTGTAAGAAGACCATTTATATTTGAACTGGTCAGCCATACAAATAGAATTCAAAAAAATTAAAATAAAAACTATTTTTATATAATTTTTTATCATTTTTCCTTAATTATTAAATTATTTCCCTGAGAATGTCCCCAGATTTCTGGTAAATACATCAATTGTGCTTTTGTTGGAAGAATATTATATGAACCGGGAGTTTCTGCTCTTAAATAATAAACAATTGTTTTTTCTTTTGCTCCCCAGGAAGTTGTGAAAAAAACAATTTTTTCATCTCTTATTTCTCTTCTGCAATACCACCAATTATCTTCTGATAACTCATTAACAACTTCACATCCTGATGGAATTGGGTCTTCTATCATTACATATTCATATTTTTCTCCACCCGAAATTTTTATTTCAACACGGATTTTTTCACCACTTTTAACTTCTCTATTGATATCATCATAAACATAGATTCTATTCCCTTCTTTATCAATTGTTTCTCTTGATTTTATTTCAGTATATCTTCGTAATATCTTAAATCCGCCATCAAAAGGTGGAATAGAGATATCTTTTACAGAAAATTTAATTACATTAGAATAATAAAGATTACCCTGTCCTTTTTTCTCTATCTCTATTGAATTTATTTTTCCTATGCTCAGATTTTCTGTATTTATATCAATAGTTGTCATAAACTTCTTAATACTTTCTCTATCAATTTTTTCTTCTGCAATATTTTTTTTATTGACTGAAAGAATGAAAGTATAATCAGGTGATAACTCATCTGTAATCATAAGATAATTGGTGAAAGCAAAAAGACATATAGCAGTATCTTTCGTTGACATCCAGAGTCCTCCCTGCTTTTTCATAACAAGATACCTTATAATAAAAGGAATTTCTTCTCTTTTAGGATTTATTGCCAGTATTGCACATAATCCCCATGCAGTTGCTTCAATATTATTATGAATCCAGGAATAATTTCCGTCTTCAACTGCCCAGTAATTAAGATATGTAGTAGGCTTTACAAGTTTGGTGCATAGTTCATCAAGTAAAGTATTTGCTCTTGTGTCTCCTCTTTCCTTTAAAATAAGGCATAATTGAGCAATGGTATAGGAATTTAGTTTATCTCTGTTATTATAAATTTCTTCAACAACTGGTAAGCTGTTTTCACCAGTATATGTTAGAACATAAAGTATAAATTCTTTCTGATTGTAGTCATTTACAGTATTAAGCATATTTTTCAAGCATTCTTTTCCTCTTTGGTATCTATCCTCATTTACAATATATCCTGATTTTTTGGCATGAGTTAATCCAAATATCACATATCCAGTTATATATGGATTGCTTATATCGTTTTGCCACCACCCCCATCCTCCATCTTCATTCTGGTAGTTATAAAGTTTAATCAATCCATCACTTACTTTTTTAGGCAATTCTTTTAACATTTGTTCAAATTTTATTCTATCAGATGCAAGAAAATAAAGGTCATATGATTTAATTTTTGTAAGTGTATCTGCAACCTGAATAGCAGGGAGAAAACCATTGAGTGTTTGTTCAATACATCCATATGGATATTTTGAAAGTGCTTCAAGAGAAGTGAACATACCAGAAACAAGAGAGGGATAAATATAAGACCTTATGTCAATTGAAGAAGGAATTGTTCCAATGGGTAAATAAAATGTATCAACTCTAACATCATCACACTGACCTGCAAATACATATCTTTCATCTGTACCATATAAAAAAACAGGTATTTTAAGTTCCATACCATCAGAAAATTCAGATGATTTTGCATAGAGTGTAATTATTACCTGTTTAACTGAATTTACTTTCACTTTCCAGTCAACTCTTGCGGATTTACCAGATGGTAATTCAATTATTTTTTCTGTTTCGTCAAGAATATCAAGTCCTTCTGCATGTATTTTTGTATAAATTTTTTGTTGACTTCCAGTATAATTATGTATAACTCCTGAAATTAAAAGTCGGTCATTTTCAACAAAAAATCTTGGTGTTATCAAATTTGCCATAAGTGGTTTTGCAGTTGTAATATTATTTTTTCCTGTACCAACTTTTGTATCATCAGTAACAGAACGAATTGTAGTTCTCCATGTTGTAAGGTTATCTGGAAGTTCAACTTCAATTTTTCCTATACCATTTTCATCTGTTAATGCAAGAGGTAACCAGAAGGCAGTATCTTTAAAGTTTTTTCTTATATCCTGCTGTGCAAAGTCCTTTCCAGCACCGCCATAATACCATCTGTAAAAAGAATATCCAGTTATAACATTATTTCCTTTCAAACCATAAAAAAAGTCCTCTATTTCTGGTACAAGTTCGTTTGAAATTGAATAAATCGCTTCATCAACCACTCCCATTGAAAATTCAGCAGAAACAGGATTTCCTGTATTATCTTTTATTTTAATCAGATATTTTGCTTTTTCTCCTGGTTGGTATTTTGGTTTATCAGAAGTTATTTCAACATTAAGAAATTTATCATCACAGGATACAACGAGAGATTTGCTTGAATACAGAAAACTTTTGTTCCTTACAGCGCAGATTGTAATGTAAATATTTGGAATGAATTCATATTTAATTGGAAGTTCTAACAAAACAGAATTTCCATTCATTTTAATTACTCTATTTTCAAAAATTTCATAGCCCTCAATTGTATAAAGAATTGTTAAATCACTATAAGAGGAGTTTATAAGAATTTTTGCAGTTTCTCCTGGCTTATATTTTTTCTTATCAGATACAATTTCAAGTTCTTTTTTACCATACCATTGAGAATAATAATCTCTGCCAGTTATCCAAACATATTTTGTTGCAGAGATGATATTATTATATTCATCAATTCCCTGAACAATAATTTTTATGTACCCTGTTATACCTGGTTTTATATTGAAAGTTGTTTTCGCATTGTTAAGAATAACATTTTTTGAAATAATATTATTATAACTCCATCTTCTTTTGTTCTTATCATACTTTTCCTGACTGACTATTAGTTTTAATTGTTTTTTCCCTTTGAATTCTCGCCCATCATAATATTTTATTGAAAGGTAAACAGGAATTTCTTCTTCAGGAGAATAAATATATTTTGATGTTGTTATTGCTATTTCAAAACTTCCAGGAACAATTACTATTTTTGTACTTTGTATTATTTCTCTTCTGCTTTCATCTGTCATCCTAACCTCAATCGTAAATATTTGTTTTATTTCATATGAAAGTTGTGTTGGAATTTCAATTAAGGAAATACCATTTTCATCTGTTGTCCCTTTCCCAGAACAAACAAGTCCACCTTTCCACCATCCTCCATATTCTTCACCATATTCATAATCATCATTATCATTTTCCCATATTTGTCTTGAATATATAGCCCATAACACATCTGTATTTTTTACAGGTGTTCCAAAGTAATATTTTGCTGTAATAAGAACTTTAATTTTTTCACCTGGAAGATAAACATTTTTATCTGTCTTGATATCAATAGAAAATTCTGGCTTCCTATATTCTAAAACCTTAAAATTACAATAACCACTTAATTCATTTTTCCCAATAGTCATAAATTCAATTTTGTATGTTCCAAGTGGAGGTTCTTCTGGCAGGGTGTATGAACCATAAATAGAATTAGTTGTTCCTGGAATAATTTGTGTTTCATAAACAACTGTTTCATCAGGTAATTTTACTTTAATCTCACATGAAGAAAATTCTGCTACAGAATATTTATCTCCCATATCAATCCTTGGAATTGCTTTAAAATTAACTACCTGCCCTGGTCTATAAACAGGTCTATCAGTATAAGCATAGACTGTTTTGTTCTCATAAGTCCCGCCATATATTGAATTACAGGTGTCTGAAAATGCAAAAGAATTTCCTTTGACAGCAATAAACTTATTAAAACTTTCGAAATTACACTGACCATTACTATCTGTTGTTGTAGTTGCTTTTAAATTCCATAAATTATCAAATAAAAATATTTGAATATCAGGGAGAATATCACCTTTTGTGAGAGAGAATAATGTAATATTCGTTTTTTTATTGGATATTTTTGAGATGAATCCAATGTCAGAGACAAAAAACCATCCTTTTATTTCTGCAAATCCTTCTGGTTTTAATGCAAAAACATATGCCCCTTCAGGAAATTGGTCCAATAAAAAATTTCTGTCATAAAGTTCAGTTAATGGAGTAGGATATGTAATTTCAAACTTTTTACTTAGAACAGGACTCTTCCCTGATAAATCAGAAGACATCAGGATTTCATTTATGGAAATGTCTCTTAATTTTGTCTTATTTATTTCATTAAGCAGGTCAATTTCATATACATCAATTGTGGCACTTTTTATTCTAAATGCATTAAAGTACACTTTAACTTTTTCTTCTGGAGTAAATAACCATTCTTTTGAGGCAAGATGAAAATATTTTGCTCTAATTTTCATCTGTATTTTCCCTGCATCAACAGTTTCTTTTGGTTTTAAATCAAACTTCTTTTCAATTCTTATGTCTTCATATCCCTGTCTATATGCATATAAACTATAATATCCTGGTTTCAACCCATCAATATAGAAATAACCGTTTTTATTTGTTTTTGTTGAACAAAAAGAAGTACCTGAACAAGAAATATCCACATTATCTATTGGCTTTTCTGTTTCAGAATCAACAATAATTCCTTTTATACTTCCTGCATAAGGAAGGGAAAAATTTATTCCACCTGCTTCTTTCCCTTCTTCAACAACAGTATTTTTATGTTCTTTAACAAAACCGTCTGCTTGAACATAGATATATTTTGTTCCAGGATTTAATCCATCAAGTTTATAAAATCCCTTGCTATTTGTCAGTGTATAAATATCCTTGGATATAAATACCTTTGCTCCTGAAATTGGTTTTCCTTCCTGGTCATATACAAACCCGCTTATTGCTCCTGGAATACTCATTATGATTTCGTATTTTACAACTCCAAATTTTGCTTGATTTACCTCAATTTTTCCAAGTGTACTATCGCAAAATCCTTTTTTTTGAACAACAATTTTGTAATAGCCGGTCTCAAGATTATCAATTTTGAATTTTCCATTACTATCTGAAATAACTGTTTTCAATGGAGTTTTACCTGTTTGAGGAATATTGAAGATAGAGACATTGGCGCTACTAATTGCTTTTTTTTCTTTTGTCTGTATAATTCCTGTAATTGTGTCACAAAAGCAGGGAAAGGAAAAAACAAAAATAAAAAAATAAAAAAATTTTTTCATTTTTCACCTTCTATAAAAACTTTTGCTTTGAACTTAAAAATTGTAATTCCTTGTTCATCATTAATACCTGCATTTCTTAAACACATTTTTAGTGCATATTCACCTGTTTTTGCTTCTTTTGGAAGAACAAGACCCTGTTTGCCAGATTTTTTAACAATAAGTCCTTCATTTTCAGGATTATAAAAAGAGATAGAAGATATTTCAACAGGAATTTCAGGAATTGTTATCTGTATCTTTATGTCTTTTAATTCCTGTAAATCAACAGGTCTATACCTATAATCCTCAGTAGCAGCAATAATTGAAAATTTTATAAGGTCTCCAGCAAGTGTTCCCGTTTCTGTTTTAAAACTACCAGAACAACCTCTAGTTTGATTCCCTTTTTTGAGAGAAACAAAAACTGGAATTGGTTTATTAAAAATTTCTGGGAGATTTTCAGGAATTATTTCGCTATACCCTGTTATATAATTTTCAATTGTCTTTCTACAGATGAATATCGCTTTTTCTTCAAAAACTGATGGAAAAAAAATATTTACTGCTAAACAAAGAACTAAAAAATTCCTGGAAATCTTTGAGTAATAATTCAGTAATTTTCTTTTTATCTTATTATACATGGGAAAAATATTTAAATTTTTTAAAACAAAGATTATAGTTAAATTTTCAAATAATTTTTTCAAATTGTCAAATAAAGTGTAATTTGAGAGAAAGGAAAATACTTTTTATCTAATTTTTTGTTTTGGGAATTGTTTTTCCTGATAAATAGTAAAGTCCTTTCTCTCTATGATATTTTTCATTTCTTCACAATTACAATTATTTTCTGGTATTTTTTTGTCTGGAATTTGTCTATTTTATAAGGGCTCTAATTGACTTGACAAACTCAATATATTGTGGTACATTATAAATAAAGGTACAATATATAGAAAAATGAAATGTCCATATTGCAGTTTCCTTAAAGACAAAGTTATTGATACAAGAGAAATAAATAACGGGTTGCAGGTAAGAAGAAGAAGAGAATGTTTAAATTGTAGAAAAAGATTTACTACATATGAAGAGATAGAAATGAAACCAATTATAGTTATTAAAAAAGATGGAAGGAGAGAAAAATTTAACAGGGATAAAATTTTTTCTGGAATACAGAGAGCATGTGAAAAAAGACCCATCAGTACAGAAGAAATTGAAAAAGTAATTATTGAAATAGAACAGGAATTGAGACAGAAAGGCGAAAGAGAAATACCATCTAAGGAAATAGGTAAAATTGTTATTAAGAAGTTAAAAAAATTAGATAAAATTGCATATATAAGGTTTGCTTCTGTTTATAGGGACTTCCAGGATGTTTCACAATTTAAAAAGGAAATAGATAAAATTATATAGAGGAGGGAAAATGTTTGAGAAAATAAAGAAAAGAAATGGTGAAATTGTAAATTTTGATGCTTCAAAGATAACAAATGCAATTTTAAAGGCAGGACAGGCAACAGGTGAATTTGGATTTGATATTGCAAAAAAATTAACCTTAAGAGTCCTTGATATCGCAATTAATACAATAGGTGAAAAAATACCAAATGTTGAAGAAATCCAGGATATTGTTGAAGAAGTTCTAATTTCTTCTCCGTATAAAAAAACAGCAAAAGCATACATAATTTACAGGGAACAGCATGCCAAAATAAGAGAAATTACAACTAAAGCAAGTTTAGACCTTGTTGACCAGTATTTAACTAAAATTGACTGGCGAGTAAATGAGAATAGTAATATGAGTTTTTCTCTTCAAGGGCTAAATAATTATATTTCATCTGAAATTACAAAAACATACTGGTTAAATAATATTTATCCTCCTGAAATAAGAAATGCCTATATAAACGGTGATTTTCATATTCATGATTTAGGATGTCTTTCTGTTTATTGTGTTGGATGGGATTTACAGGATCTTTTGACTGTTGGTTTTAAGGGTGCAGCAGGAAAAGTTGAAAGTAATCCAGCAAAACATTTCAGGTCGGCATTAGGTCAGATAGTTAATTTTTTCTATACACTTCAAGGAGAAGCAGCAGGCGCTCAGGCACTATCCAATTTTGATACTTTGCTTGCTCCTTTTGTAAAAAATGATGAACTTCGCTATAAAGATGTAAAACAGGCAATTCAGGAATTTTTATTTAATGTAAATGTCCCAACAAGAACTGGATTTCAAACACCTTTTGTAAATTTGACATTTGACCTGGTAGTCCCTGAAATATACAAAAATCAGCCAGTAATTATAGGGGGAGAATTTAAAAATCAAACATATTCTGAATTTCAGGAAGAAATGGATATGATAAACCGTGCTTTTCTTGAAGTAATGCTTGAAGGAGATGCTAAAGGAAGGCCTTTTACTTTTCCAATACCAACTTATAATATAACAAAAGATTTCGACTGGGATAACTCAAATATTAAACTCCTGTGGGAAATAACAGGGAAATATGGTATCCCCTATTTTTCTAATTTTATAAATTCTGATATGAGCCCGGATGATGTTCGTTCAATGTGTTGTCGGTTGAGATTGGATAAAAAAGAATTGAGGAAAAGAGGGGGAGGACTTTTTGGTGCTAATCCTCAAACAGGCAGTATTGGGGTTGTAACGATTGATTTACCTCGTATTGGATATTTATCTAAAACAAAAGAAGAATTTAAGCAGCGATTGGAAAGGTTAATGGAACTTGCAAGAGAAAGTTTAGAAATCAAAAGAAAAGTTCTTGAGAAATTTACAGATGAAGGCCTCTATCCATATTCAAAATTTTATTTAAGAAGTGTAAAAGAAAGAACAAAAAAATACTGGACCAATCATTTTTCAACAATAGGTATAATTGGAATGAATGAAGCATGTCTTAATCTTTTTGGGAAAGATATAGGAACACAAGAGGGAAGAGATTTTGCTATTGAGATTATGAATTTTATTAGAGAAAAACTTATTAAATTCCAGGAAGAAACAGGAAATTTATATAATTTAGAAGCAACTCCCGCAGAAGGGACTTCTTATCGTCTGGCTAAAATAGATAAAACAAAATATCCAGATATAATAGTGGCAAATGAAGAAAGTTATAAAAAAGGAGCAGAACCATTTTATACAAACTCTACCCAACTTCCAGTAAATTATACAGATGATATTTTCCTGGCATTTGAATTACAGGATGCACTTCAAACATTATATACAGGAGGAACAGTTTTTCATATTTTTATTGGAGAAAAAATACATTCTGCCAATGGGATAAAAAGTTTAGTAAAAACAATATGTGAGAATTTTCATCTTCCATATTTTACAATTACACCAACTTTTTCAATATGTCCAAACGATGGATATATTTCTGGTGAGCATTTTGAATGTCCAAGATGTAAGTCAGAATGTGAGGTCTATTCAAGAGTAGTTGGTTATTTAAGGCCTATAAGTCAGTGGAATAAAGGAAAACAGGAAGAATTTAAAATAAGAAAAACATTTTCTGTAAAATGAAAATAGGTGGATTACAAAAACTTTCGTTGATTGAGTATGATGGGATTTTATCCTGTGTTGTTTTTACTATTGGTTGTAATTTTAGATGTCCCTATTGTCATAATCCAGAATTGGTTTTACCTGAAAAGTTTCCAGTAGAAATCCCTCTTGAAGATTTCTTTCAGTTCCTTAAACAAAGACAAAAATATCTAAAAGGGGTGTGTATAACAGGAGGAGAAC from the bacterium genome contains:
- the nrdR gene encoding transcriptional regulator NrdR, translated to MKCPYCSFLKDKVIDTREINNGLQVRRRRECLNCRKRFTTYEEIEMKPIIVIKKDGRREKFNRDKIFSGIQRACEKRPISTEEIEKVIIEIEQELRQKGEREIPSKEIGKIVIKKLKKLDKIAYIRFASVYRDFQDVSQFKKEIDKII
- a CDS encoding VanW family protein — its product is MIKNYIKIVFILIFLNSICMADQFKYKWSSYTTYFQQNIDERGNNIETGAKYLDGKILFPRVIFSFNNEITEKISDGELGTASTLIGDKRVLGLGGGLCQVSSTLYAAVLYAGLSIFERKPHSKLVSYIPPGLDATVSIDEGIDLKFYNPYTCNLMIKSEVEGNSLKITILGTKPKVREIKVYVAKTIKQEQFLLTTTTRTVFSSGKELFSEIVSRDKYLIPE
- a CDS encoding carboxypeptidase regulatory-like domain-containing protein translates to MKKFFYFFIFVFSFPCFCDTITGIIQTKEKKAISSANVSIFNIPQTGKTPLKTVISDSNGKFKIDNLETGYYKIVVQKKGFCDSTLGKIEVNQAKFGVVKYEIIMSIPGAISGFVYDQEGKPISGAKVFISKDIYTLTNSKGFYKLDGLNPGTKYIYVQADGFVKEHKNTVVEEGKEAGGINFSLPYAGSIKGIIVDSETEKPIDNVDISCSGTSFCSTKTNKNGYFYIDGLKPGYYSLYAYRQGYEDIRIEKKFDLKPKETVDAGKIQMKIRAKYFHLASKEWLFTPEEKVKVYFNAFRIKSATIDVYEIDLLNEINKTKLRDISINEILMSSDLSGKSPVLSKKFEITYPTPLTELYDRNFLLDQFPEGAYVFALKPEGFAEIKGWFFVSDIGFISKISNKKTNITLFSLTKGDILPDIQIFLFDNLWNLKATTTTDSNGQCNFESFNKFIAVKGNSFAFSDTCNSIYGGTYENKTVYAYTDRPVYRPGQVVNFKAIPRIDMGDKYSVAEFSSCEIKVKLPDETVVYETQIIPGTTNSIYGSYTLPEEPPLGTYKIEFMTIGKNELSGYCNFKVLEYRKPEFSIDIKTDKNVYLPGEKIKVLITAKYYFGTPVKNTDVLWAIYSRQIWENDNDDYEYGEEYGGWWKGGLVCSGKGTTDENGISLIEIPTQLSYEIKQIFTIEVRMTDESRREIIQSTKIVIVPGSFEIAITTSKYIYSPEEEIPVYLSIKYYDGREFKGKKQLKLIVSQEKYDKNKRRWSYNNIISKNVILNNAKTTFNIKPGITGYIKIIVQGIDEYNNIISATKYVWITGRDYYSQWYGKKELEIVSDKKKYKPGETAKILINSSYSDLTILYTIEGYEIFENRVIKMNGNSVLLELPIKYEFIPNIYITICAVRNKSFLYSSKSLVVSCDDKFLNVEITSDKPKYQPGEKAKYLIKIKDNTGNPVSAEFSMGVVDEAIYSISNELVPEIEDFFYGLKGNNVITGYSFYRWYYGGAGKDFAQQDIRKNFKDTAFWLPLALTDENGIGKIEVELPDNLTTWRTTIRSVTDDTKVGTGKNNITTAKPLMANLITPRFFVENDRLLISGVIHNYTGSQQKIYTKIHAEGLDILDETEKIIELPSGKSARVDWKVKVNSVKQVIITLYAKSSEFSDGMELKIPVFLYGTDERYVFAGQCDDVRVDTFYLPIGTIPSSIDIRSYIYPSLVSGMFTSLEALSKYPYGCIEQTLNGFLPAIQVADTLTKIKSYDLYFLASDRIKFEQMLKELPKKVSDGLIKLYNYQNEDGGWGWWQNDISNPYITGYVIFGLTHAKKSGYIVNEDRYQRGKECLKNMLNTVNDYNQKEFILYVLTYTGENSLPVVEEIYNNRDKLNSYTIAQLCLILKERGDTRANTLLDELCTKLVKPTTYLNYWAVEDGNYSWIHNNIEATAWGLCAILAINPKREEIPFIIRYLVMKKQGGLWMSTKDTAICLFAFTNYLMITDELSPDYTFILSVNKKNIAEEKIDRESIKKFMTTIDINTENLSIGKINSIEIEKKGQGNLYYSNVIKFSVKDISIPPFDGGFKILRRYTEIKSRETIDKEGNRIYVYDDINREVKSGEKIRVEIKISGGEKYEYVMIEDPIPSGCEVVNELSEDNWWYCRREIRDEKIVFFTTSWGAKEKTIVYYLRAETPGSYNILPTKAQLMYLPEIWGHSQGNNLIIKEK
- a CDS encoding ribonucleoside triphosphate reductase gives rise to the protein MFEKIKKRNGEIVNFDASKITNAILKAGQATGEFGFDIAKKLTLRVLDIAINTIGEKIPNVEEIQDIVEEVLISSPYKKTAKAYIIYREQHAKIREITTKASLDLVDQYLTKIDWRVNENSNMSFSLQGLNNYISSEITKTYWLNNIYPPEIRNAYINGDFHIHDLGCLSVYCVGWDLQDLLTVGFKGAAGKVESNPAKHFRSALGQIVNFFYTLQGEAAGAQALSNFDTLLAPFVKNDELRYKDVKQAIQEFLFNVNVPTRTGFQTPFVNLTFDLVVPEIYKNQPVIIGGEFKNQTYSEFQEEMDMINRAFLEVMLEGDAKGRPFTFPIPTYNITKDFDWDNSNIKLLWEITGKYGIPYFSNFINSDMSPDDVRSMCCRLRLDKKELRKRGGGLFGANPQTGSIGVVTIDLPRIGYLSKTKEEFKQRLERLMELARESLEIKRKVLEKFTDEGLYPYSKFYLRSVKERTKKYWTNHFSTIGIIGMNEACLNLFGKDIGTQEGRDFAIEIMNFIREKLIKFQEETGNLYNLEATPAEGTSYRLAKIDKTKYPDIIVANEESYKKGAEPFYTNSTQLPVNYTDDIFLAFELQDALQTLYTGGTVFHIFIGEKIHSANGIKSLVKTICENFHLPYFTITPTFSICPNDGYISGEHFECPRCKSECEVYSRVVGYLRPISQWNKGKQEEFKIRKTFSVK
- a CDS encoding AMMECR1 family protein produces the protein MYNKIKRKLLNYYSKISRNFLVLCLAVNIFFPSVFEEKAIFICRKTIENYITGYSEIIPENLPEIFNKPIPVFVSLKKGNQTRGCSGSFKTETGTLAGDLIKFSIIAATEDYRYRPVDLQELKDIKIQITIPEIPVEISSISFYNPENEGLIVKKSGKQGLVLPKEAKTGEYALKMCLRNAGINDEQGITIFKFKAKVFIEGEK